A stretch of Clostridium formicaceticum DNA encodes these proteins:
- a CDS encoding gluconeogenesis factor YvcK family protein yields the protein MKAIYWLKPGLQIKRWIVLGLIGVLLVAFSLSYFFAAIAIKVHSGLRFFIGLVGFFLVYRAFYCGLKSMFEDIHSINSNLSKVKMNKKIYDKKLLSRGPRIVVIGGGTGLSILLRGLKLFTSNITAVVTVADDGGGSGKLREDLGMLPPGDIRNCILALAEMEPTMEQLLQYRFQEGALKGQSFGNLLIASMNGISSNFEEAIKKISEVLAVTGKVYPVTLENIILYGVLKNGKVIKGESNIPEKSIEENSGVDRVFIKPKEAEGLKEVVEAIAIADIIVLGPGSLYTSILPNLLVKNITEAISKSKNRTVYISNMMTQPGETDGYSVGNHVDAILEHCPKLKIDYVIANNGEIFEGAYYKYQQEGANIVKVTEKDRENLKNKGIKFIEENLVEIKKDYVRHNATQLSKIIVDLASGKEKRNWGTWKNYR from the coding sequence ATGAAGGCTATCTATTGGTTAAAACCAGGACTACAAATAAAAAGATGGATTGTATTAGGTTTGATAGGTGTGCTGTTAGTAGCTTTTTCTCTTTCTTACTTTTTTGCTGCTATTGCTATTAAAGTACATAGTGGTTTGCGGTTTTTTATAGGACTGGTAGGATTTTTTTTGGTTTATCGTGCATTTTATTGTGGTCTAAAATCAATGTTTGAGGATATTCATAGCATCAATAGCAATTTATCCAAAGTCAAAATGAATAAAAAAATTTACGATAAAAAACTTTTATCCAGGGGACCCAGGATTGTTGTAATAGGAGGAGGTACAGGGTTATCCATACTGCTTCGTGGTCTAAAATTATTTACTTCCAATATTACAGCTGTTGTAACAGTGGCAGATGATGGAGGAGGCTCTGGAAAACTGCGGGAGGATTTGGGTATGCTCCCCCCAGGAGATATACGAAACTGCATTTTAGCTTTGGCAGAGATGGAACCAACGATGGAGCAACTTCTTCAGTATCGATTTCAAGAAGGCGCTTTAAAAGGACAAAGTTTTGGAAATTTATTAATTGCCTCTATGAATGGAATCAGCAGTAATTTTGAAGAAGCCATTAAAAAGATTAGTGAAGTATTGGCGGTGACAGGTAAGGTCTACCCTGTTACTTTAGAAAATATTATTTTATACGGCGTGCTAAAGAATGGAAAGGTAATTAAAGGAGAATCTAATATCCCTGAAAAAAGTATAGAAGAAAACAGTGGGGTTGATAGGGTTTTTATAAAGCCGAAAGAGGCAGAAGGTCTAAAGGAAGTGGTAGAAGCTATTGCCATAGCAGATATTATCGTATTAGGGCCTGGGAGCCTTTATACCAGCATTTTACCTAATTTATTAGTGAAAAATATTACTGAAGCTATATCGAAATCTAAGAATAGAACGGTATATATCTCTAACATGATGACACAGCCGGGAGAGACAGATGGCTACTCTGTTGGGAACCATGTAGATGCAATTTTAGAGCATTGTCCTAAATTGAAAATAGATTATGTAATAGCAAATAATGGTGAAATTTTTGAAGGTGCTTACTATAAATATCAGCAGGAGGGGGCCAATATAGTAAAAGTAACAGAAAAGGATAGAGAAAATTTAAAAAATAAAGGGATAAAATTTATTGAAGAAAATCTTGTGGAGATTAAAAAGGATTATGTACGGCATAATGCTACACAACTGTCTAAAATTATTGTTGATTTAGCCAGCGGTAAAGAAAAAAGAAATTGGGGAACTTGGAAAAACTATAGATAG
- the rapZ gene encoding RNase adapter RapZ, with product MKFVIITGMSGAGKSQAVKCMEDLGFYCVDNLPPALISKFVELCLQSHGDIQKVALVIDIRGGMFFDDLFASLDELKELQYHYEILFLDANDAILIKRFKETRRNHPLAFNESIVEGINKEREILKKLKMMATNIIDTTRMTPGQLKEELRNIYLEGNKTDNLIIYITSFGFKHGIPLDSDLVFDVRFLPNPYYVEELRDFTGKDLKVREYVMNSSVSVAFSNKLFELTDFLIPHYIKEGKNQLVISIGCTGGKHRSVTIAYVLYHKLKEKGYRAILTHRDDTLGERK from the coding sequence ATGAAATTTGTTATTATAACTGGTATGTCGGGAGCAGGAAAGAGTCAAGCGGTGAAATGTATGGAGGACTTAGGGTTTTATTGTGTTGACAATTTGCCCCCTGCTTTAATTTCTAAGTTTGTGGAACTATGCTTACAGTCCCATGGAGATATACAAAAAGTAGCTTTAGTGATTGACATTCGTGGAGGAATGTTTTTCGATGATTTATTTGCAAGTCTTGATGAGTTGAAAGAATTACAGTATCACTACGAGATTCTGTTTTTAGACGCTAATGATGCTATTTTAATTAAAAGATTTAAGGAAACCCGTCGTAACCATCCTCTTGCCTTTAATGAAAGTATTGTAGAAGGCATCAACAAAGAAAGAGAAATACTTAAGAAACTAAAAATGATGGCTACCAATATTATTGATACAACAAGAATGACCCCCGGACAGCTAAAGGAAGAATTAAGAAATATTTATCTTGAAGGAAATAAAACAGATAACCTGATTATTTATATAACATCCTTTGGCTTTAAACATGGTATTCCTTTAGATTCTGACCTGGTTTTTGATGTGCGTTTTCTGCCGAATCCCTACTATGTAGAGGAATTGCGGGATTTTACGGGGAAAGATCTAAAAGTTAGGGAATATGTAATGAATTCTTCTGTAAGTGTAGCGTTTTCCAATAAACTTTTTGAGTTAACAGATTTTCTTATACCTCACTATATAAAAGAAGGAAAAAATCAGTTGGTGATTTCTATTGGGTGTACTGGTGGAAAGCATAGGTCTGTGACAATAGCCTATGTATTGTATCATAAATTAAAGGAAAAAGGGTATCGGGCGATTTTGACCCATAGAGATGATACATTGGGGGAAAGGAAATAA
- a CDS encoding ABC transporter substrate-binding protein, producing the protein MKKIRKKWLITCIYIVLILFIAGGPLYLMKFHPKAVDYNATKKQTEWRGVISFWDFPRLDKKTGTNFRWIYEKIRAFEKENPGVYIDFKPLDWEKGGIKLDTAIKMGNPPDILPIGSDYSILSKEVLQPLDPYLTNEEINSFKEDAIKAVSYNGHIWGLPWMLSTYTLVLNLDLFHEKGVEPPVDGNWTYEEFIEKLQQLTYDSKGNGKIDHFGFNSFVQSGYYNIWGILLSDGGEVINNDFQYAFYDEAAVMGVEKLIHLKQKYNVTPADFGENTSNAAWTSFYKDKNVAVYPVGTWALNVLENLKNEGTGFDYQVANYPTGKLGKPITMASGVGAYGIYKQEESKKLEMCVKFLKYLSAEEHQKELGRLGVFPVKKKVDNIYVDDAMMTKIYENVENIKIIPPHPYWKEIDKILQNEIRMGILENKSPQQVINDAQEKVNTLLNATKK; encoded by the coding sequence ATGAAAAAAATAAGAAAAAAGTGGCTGATTACCTGCATTTATATAGTATTGATTCTATTTATTGCTGGAGGTCCCTTGTATTTAATGAAATTTCATCCTAAAGCAGTGGACTATAATGCAACAAAGAAACAGACGGAATGGAGAGGTGTCATAAGTTTTTGGGATTTTCCACGGCTAGATAAAAAGACTGGCACGAATTTTAGATGGATCTATGAAAAAATCCGTGCCTTTGAAAAAGAAAACCCTGGTGTTTATATAGATTTTAAACCTCTGGATTGGGAAAAAGGAGGAATTAAGTTAGATACTGCAATAAAGATGGGAAACCCTCCAGATATATTGCCTATTGGCAGTGACTATAGTATTTTAAGTAAAGAGGTGCTGCAGCCATTAGACCCTTACTTGACGAATGAGGAAATCAATAGTTTTAAAGAGGATGCCATAAAGGCAGTAAGCTATAATGGGCATATATGGGGATTACCTTGGATGCTAAGTACTTATACATTGGTTTTAAACTTGGATTTGTTTCATGAGAAGGGGGTAGAGCCACCGGTTGATGGTAACTGGACTTATGAAGAGTTTATAGAAAAACTACAGCAGTTAACCTATGATAGTAAAGGAAATGGAAAAATAGATCATTTCGGGTTTAATAGTTTTGTACAATCAGGTTATTATAATATATGGGGGATTTTATTAAGTGATGGAGGAGAAGTTATAAATAATGATTTTCAGTATGCTTTTTATGATGAAGCAGCAGTAATGGGTGTGGAAAAGCTGATCCACCTAAAACAAAAATATAATGTAACTCCCGCTGATTTTGGAGAAAATACTTCAAATGCCGCCTGGACTTCTTTTTACAAAGATAAAAATGTTGCTGTGTACCCTGTGGGAACATGGGCCTTGAATGTCTTGGAAAATTTGAAAAATGAAGGAACAGGCTTTGATTATCAGGTAGCTAATTATCCAACAGGAAAACTAGGAAAACCCATCACAATGGCCAGTGGTGTGGGGGCCTATGGCATCTATAAACAGGAAGAATCAAAAAAACTTGAAATGTGTGTGAAGTTCTTAAAATATTTATCTGCTGAAGAACACCAAAAGGAATTGGGACGTCTTGGTGTATTTCCTGTGAAGAAGAAAGTGGATAATATTTATGTAGATGATGCTATGATGACAAAGATCTATGAAAATGTTGAAAATATAAAAATAATCCCACCACATCCTTACTGGAAGGAAATAGATAAGATACTACAAAATGAAATACGTATGGGGATATTGGAAAATAAGTCTCCGCAGCAAGTGATAAATGATGCACAAGAAAAAGTAAACACTTTGCTAAATGCCACTAAAAAGTGA
- the moaA gene encoding GTP 3',8-cyclase MoaA, producing MKDQYNRKINYMRISITDLCNLRCLYCMPEKGVAKKRHVDMLSFEEITEIAKVAATLGVDKIRVTGGEPLVKKGIVDFIGGLSKIDGIKDIAITTNGILLKEYGKDLKKAGLKRVNISIDSLKPEKYAEITRGGNVNKVLDGIQEVIALGMAPVKLNVVVIGGHNEDEVEDFVKLTQNDDIEVRFIELMPIGEAGNWAKHRFVSNEKIKKNIGNLIPLAHHTSSPAKYYKLPGAKGKVGFINPISSHFCGECNRIRMTSDGKLKPCLHSDAEIDIMNIVRNDPDRLKEVLAEAMFSKPQQHYLLAEDYQLGKRNMSEIGG from the coding sequence ATGAAGGATCAGTACAACAGAAAAATTAATTATATGAGAATATCTATTACAGATTTATGTAATTTAAGATGTCTTTACTGTATGCCTGAAAAAGGAGTTGCTAAAAAGAGACATGTAGACATGCTTTCCTTTGAAGAAATCACCGAAATTGCTAAGGTAGCAGCTACATTAGGGGTAGATAAAATAAGGGTTACTGGAGGAGAACCTTTAGTAAAAAAAGGTATTGTTGATTTTATAGGAGGACTATCTAAAATTGATGGTATAAAGGATATTGCTATAACCACCAATGGTATTTTGTTGAAGGAATATGGGAAAGACTTAAAAAAAGCAGGATTAAAAAGAGTCAACATTAGTATAGATTCTCTAAAACCTGAAAAATATGCTGAGATCACTCGAGGTGGTAACGTTAACAAAGTGTTAGATGGTATACAGGAAGTGATTGCATTAGGTATGGCTCCTGTAAAATTAAATGTTGTTGTTATTGGTGGACATAATGAAGATGAAGTAGAGGATTTTGTTAAACTTACACAAAATGATGATATAGAAGTAAGATTTATTGAATTAATGCCTATAGGGGAGGCTGGAAACTGGGCAAAACACCGTTTTGTTTCTAATGAAAAAATAAAGAAAAACATAGGAAACTTAATCCCTCTGGCCCACCATACCTCCAGCCCTGCGAAATATTATAAGTTGCCGGGTGCTAAAGGTAAGGTAGGTTTTATCAACCCTATTAGCAGTCACTTTTGCGGAGAATGCAATAGAATTAGAATGACCAGTGATGGAAAGTTAAAGCCTTGTCTTCACAGTGATGCAGAAATTGATATCATGAATATTGTAAGAAATGATCCTGATAGACTGAAGGAGGTTTTAGCAGAAGCAATGTTCTCTAAGCCACAGCAGCATTATTTGCTGGCGGAAGACTATCAATTAGGGAAAAGAAACATGTCAGAAATAGGAGGTTAA
- the fdhD gene encoding formate dehydrogenase accessory sulfurtransferase FdhD, which yields MIYTRRVTIDKIKEENRETLEDLVIVEYPFTIFLNDEEFITLLCSPRNLDYLAVGFLVSEGIIKTKEEIESIYIDEEKGHGYIALKGKRLLADKLYGKRTVTTGCGKGTVFYNVLDSIGAQPINHLLEVTTEEILSLSRQFNEASDLFKETGGVHACGLCSRDEILLFHEDVGRHNALDKIIGEAFLKNMDLEDKILITTGRISSEMIIKTSKRKIPVIISRSAPTDLSINIAKSLNIVLIGFARGRRLNIYNGEKSIPIT from the coding sequence ATGATCTATACAAGACGAGTAACGATAGATAAGATAAAGGAAGAGAATCGAGAAACTTTAGAAGATTTGGTAATTGTTGAATATCCCTTTACTATATTTCTAAATGATGAGGAGTTTATCACATTATTATGTTCTCCTAGAAATTTGGATTATTTAGCTGTTGGTTTTTTAGTATCGGAAGGTATTATTAAGACAAAAGAAGAAATTGAAAGCATTTATATTGATGAAGAGAAGGGGCATGGCTATATAGCGTTAAAGGGAAAGAGACTTTTAGCAGATAAATTATATGGTAAGAGAACTGTAACCACAGGATGTGGCAAGGGTACAGTTTTCTATAATGTATTGGACTCTATAGGAGCACAACCAATAAATCATCTCTTGGAGGTAACAACAGAAGAAATTCTTTCCTTGTCCCGTCAGTTTAACGAAGCCTCTGACTTATTTAAAGAAACCGGTGGGGTACATGCTTGTGGTCTTTGCAGTAGAGATGAGATTCTTTTGTTTCATGAAGATGTAGGCAGGCATAATGCTTTGGACAAAATCATTGGAGAAGCATTTTTAAAAAACATGGACTTAGAAGATAAAATCTTAATAACAACTGGGAGAATTTCTTCTGAGATGATTATTAAAACCAGTAAGAGAAAGATTCCTGTGATTATATCTAGATCAGCACCTACAGATCTTTCTATAAACATTGCCAAATCTTTGAATATTGTTTTAATAGGATTTGCAAGAGGAAGAAGACTGAATATTTACAATGGTGAAAAAAGTATTCCAATTACTTGA
- a CDS encoding ferritin-like domain-containing protein, whose amino-acid sequence MKSTVGILKYAMEMEKQGYEFFKSNAEKMRLASAKQMFEKLAEVEMDHYHYIKEQLDYIEAHNEVKDVDFDLSREKDLFEERAEKEMLDQTVGESMTPDLTVLRTAYLIERDYAEFYKKAANEATDPKAKKLFEALAAWEAGHEQLFKQEYDRQMQEYMNQPWGG is encoded by the coding sequence ATGAAGAGCACAGTAGGTATATTAAAGTACGCTATGGAAATGGAGAAACAGGGTTACGAGTTTTTTAAGAGTAATGCTGAAAAAATGCGTTTAGCCAGTGCAAAGCAAATGTTTGAAAAACTAGCAGAGGTAGAAATGGATCATTATCATTACATAAAAGAACAATTGGACTATATTGAAGCTCATAATGAAGTGAAAGATGTGGACTTTGATTTAAGCAGGGAAAAGGATTTATTTGAAGAAAGAGCTGAAAAAGAAATGCTGGACCAAACTGTAGGAGAATCCATGACACCAGATTTAACCGTTTTAAGAACCGCCTACTTGATAGAAAGAGATTATGCCGAATTCTATAAAAAGGCTGCCAATGAAGCTACTGATCCAAAAGCTAAAAAACTTTTTGAAGCCCTTGCTGCATGGGAGGCAGGACATGAGCAGCTATTCAAACAAGAGTATGATCGTCAAATGCAAGAATATATGAATCAACCTTGGGGAGGCTAA
- the fdhF gene encoding formate dehydrogenase subunit alpha, translated as MITLKINGFEVQVEEGTTILQAAKKIGIDIPTFCHDERLKPHGSCRICVVEVKGAKNLPTACCTPVAEGMEVETESEAVVVARKEILDLLLANHPLDCLTCSKSGKCTLQDLCYKYDLKESSFKGERKTFEIDNSNPFYYSDQEKCILCGKCVYVCGQLQNADAIGFAERGFATHIATPFGQGLEHSTCVSCGNCVSVCPVGALVPKSKEKFRYWETKSVRTTCSYCGVGCQMDLLVKENKVVEVLPADGPANNGLLCVKGKFAYNFVNHPDRLKKPLVKKNGKLEETTWEEAYQVIADKINEVKEQYGPDAIAGFSSARALTEENYLMMKLMRGVIGTNNIDHCARLUHSSTVAGLATTLGSGAMTNSIAEIKEADVIFITGSNTTESHPVIGAQVRQGIRSHGAKLIVADPREIDLAKDADVFLKIKPGTTIALSNAMINVILEENLENKAYIEENTEGFEALKEVVAKYTPEKVAKICGVDAEDIRRAARLYAEANKGTILYCMGVTQHHNGTENVMSLSNLALVTGNLGRESTGVNPLRGQNNVQGACDMGALPNVMTGYQPVNNSAVIEKFENAWDVKLSDKVGLTIPEVMHGAEAGDVKMIYIFGENPMISDPNTKHVEKALNKAFVVVQDLFLTETAELADVVLPAASFAEKDGTFVNTERRVQRVRKAVEPSGEAKPDWVILMELMNKLGYDKKYSNVEEVFEEIRAVTPQYAGISYDRIEEVGIQWPCPTEDHPGTKFLHVGKPARGTGLLKPVEFVESSELTSEEYPLVLTTGRILYQYHTKTMTDKTEGIHSIAPEAYVEVNPKLAEAKGIKDGETIKIASRRGEIAVTAKVTDIVDENVLFIPFHWAKSANVLTNDEDLDKYCKIPGLKVTGVKVSKN; from the coding sequence ATGATCACCTTAAAAATAAATGGCTTTGAAGTGCAAGTTGAAGAAGGCACAACGATACTTCAAGCAGCCAAAAAAATCGGCATTGATATACCGACCTTTTGTCACGACGAAAGATTAAAGCCTCATGGCTCCTGTAGAATTTGTGTAGTAGAGGTAAAGGGAGCTAAAAATCTACCTACAGCCTGTTGTACACCGGTAGCCGAGGGGATGGAGGTAGAGACTGAAAGTGAAGCAGTGGTAGTAGCTAGAAAGGAAATACTAGATTTATTGTTAGCAAATCATCCGCTGGATTGTTTAACCTGCTCAAAATCAGGTAAGTGTACCCTACAGGATTTATGTTATAAATATGATTTGAAAGAGTCTTCTTTTAAGGGCGAAAGAAAAACCTTTGAAATAGATAACAGTAATCCTTTTTATTATAGCGATCAAGAGAAGTGCATTCTTTGTGGAAAATGTGTTTATGTTTGTGGGCAGCTACAAAATGCTGATGCTATAGGCTTTGCTGAAAGAGGATTTGCAACCCATATAGCAACGCCTTTTGGTCAGGGGTTAGAGCATTCTACTTGTGTATCCTGTGGTAACTGCGTATCTGTTTGTCCAGTGGGAGCATTGGTGCCCAAAAGCAAAGAAAAATTTAGATATTGGGAGACAAAATCTGTTAGAACCACTTGTTCTTATTGTGGCGTAGGATGCCAAATGGATTTGCTGGTTAAAGAGAATAAAGTAGTAGAGGTCTTACCGGCAGATGGACCCGCTAATAATGGATTACTTTGTGTAAAGGGAAAATTTGCTTATAACTTTGTAAATCATCCAGATCGTTTAAAGAAACCATTGGTGAAAAAGAATGGAAAATTAGAGGAAACCACTTGGGAAGAAGCTTATCAAGTGATAGCAGATAAAATCAATGAAGTAAAAGAACAGTATGGGCCAGATGCAATAGCAGGTTTTTCTTCCGCTAGAGCCCTTACGGAGGAAAATTACCTCATGATGAAATTAATGAGAGGGGTAATCGGTACAAACAATATTGATCACTGTGCACGCCTCTGACACAGCTCTACAGTTGCAGGTCTTGCAACTACATTAGGCAGTGGAGCTATGACAAATAGTATTGCTGAAATCAAGGAAGCGGATGTCATCTTTATTACTGGTTCAAATACAACAGAGAGTCATCCGGTGATTGGTGCACAGGTTAGGCAGGGTATTAGAAGTCATGGTGCAAAATTGATTGTAGCAGATCCGAGGGAAATTGATCTTGCTAAAGATGCGGATGTGTTTTTGAAAATCAAACCAGGTACAACGATTGCTTTATCCAATGCTATGATTAATGTTATCCTAGAGGAAAATTTGGAGAATAAAGCATATATTGAAGAAAATACAGAAGGTTTTGAAGCATTGAAGGAAGTTGTTGCAAAGTATACACCTGAAAAAGTAGCAAAAATATGTGGTGTAGATGCTGAAGATATTCGTAGAGCAGCAAGGCTTTATGCCGAAGCTAATAAAGGTACTATACTGTACTGCATGGGCGTTACACAGCATCACAATGGCACAGAAAATGTAATGAGTTTATCTAACCTAGCCCTAGTTACTGGAAATTTAGGTAGAGAAAGTACTGGGGTAAATCCACTAAGGGGACAAAATAATGTTCAGGGTGCTTGTGATATGGGGGCTTTACCAAATGTAATGACAGGATATCAGCCTGTGAATAACTCAGCAGTGATAGAAAAGTTTGAAAATGCTTGGGATGTGAAACTTTCTGATAAAGTGGGATTAACCATTCCAGAGGTAATGCATGGCGCAGAAGCTGGAGATGTGAAAATGATTTATATCTTTGGAGAAAATCCAATGATTTCTGATCCAAATACAAAGCATGTTGAAAAAGCGCTAAACAAAGCTTTTGTGGTAGTGCAGGATCTTTTCTTAACAGAGACTGCGGAATTAGCAGATGTAGTATTACCGGCTGCTTCCTTTGCCGAAAAAGATGGTACCTTTGTCAACACAGAAAGAAGGGTACAAAGGGTAAGAAAGGCAGTTGAACCTTCTGGAGAAGCAAAGCCTGATTGGGTGATTCTCATGGAGCTAATGAATAAGCTTGGTTATGATAAAAAATATAGTAATGTAGAAGAGGTTTTTGAAGAAATTAGAGCTGTTACCCCACAATATGCTGGTATTAGCTATGATAGAATCGAAGAAGTCGGAATACAATGGCCCTGCCCAACAGAAGATCATCCAGGCACAAAATTTTTACATGTGGGCAAACCTGCAAGAGGGACTGGTTTATTAAAGCCTGTTGAATTTGTAGAATCTAGTGAGCTAACCAGTGAAGAATATCCATTGGTATTAACTACAGGTCGTATTCTATATCAGTACCATACCAAGACAATGACAGACAAAACAGAAGGAATTCATAGCATTGCGCCAGAAGCCTATGTTGAAGTAAATCCAAAATTGGCTGAAGCAAAGGGTATAAAAGATGGAGAAACGATTAAAATTGCATCACGCCGTGGCGAAATTGCAGTAACTGCTAAGGTAACAGATATTGTAGATGAAAATGTTTTGTTTATTCCTTTCCATTGGGCAAAGAGTGCCAACGTGTTAACCAATGATGAAGATTTAGATAAGTATTGTAAAATACCTGGATTAAAGGTAACTGGTGTGAAGGTTTCTAAAAATTAG
- the nuoF gene encoding NADH-quinone oxidoreductase subunit NuoF, producing the protein MDLFRSHVLVCAGTGCTSSDSLKIMEKLENQLKEYNLEKEVKVVKTGCFGLCEAGPIIIVYPEGAFYSHVKIEDIERITEEHLLKGRIVKDLLYKESVEEDTIKAINEVGFYKKQQRVALRNCGLINPEVIEEYIAFDGYQALAQVLTEMTPEEVIDTIKKSGLRGRGGGGFPTGLKWEFTAKAEGDQKYVACNADEGDPGAFMDRSVLEGDPHVIIEAMAIAGYAVGANKGYVYVRAEYPIAVKRLQIAIDQAKEKGLLGENIFGTDFGFDLEIRLGAGAFVCGEETALINSIEGKRGMPRPRPPFPAHKGIWDKPTLLNNVETYANVPQIILKGAEWFSSIGTEKSKGTKVFALGGKINNTGLLEIPMGTTLKEVIYEIGGGIPNGKAFKAVQTGGPSGGCIPAQYIDTPIDYDNLISLGSMMGSGGMIVMDEDNCMVDIARFFLDFTVEESCGKCTPCREGTKRMLELLEKISEGKGVMEDITKLETLAKTIKSASLCGLGQTAPNPVLSTLKYFRDEYEAHVNEKRCPAGVCQALLQYTVVAELCKKCGICATKCPVSCISGEKGKEVYAIDTEKCIKCGACLSACPFNAIVKG; encoded by the coding sequence ATGGATTTATTTAGATCGCATGTACTGGTATGTGCAGGGACAGGGTGTACATCCTCTGATTCGCTAAAAATTATGGAAAAACTAGAGAACCAATTGAAAGAATACAACCTTGAAAAAGAAGTGAAGGTGGTAAAGACAGGATGTTTTGGTCTTTGCGAAGCTGGACCGATTATTATTGTCTACCCAGAGGGAGCTTTTTACAGTCATGTTAAGATAGAAGACATTGAAAGAATTACAGAGGAGCATTTATTAAAAGGAAGAATTGTTAAGGACTTATTATATAAAGAATCAGTAGAAGAAGATACAATCAAGGCCATCAATGAAGTAGGCTTTTACAAAAAACAACAGAGGGTTGCCTTGAGAAACTGTGGTTTAATTAACCCTGAAGTGATAGAAGAATACATTGCTTTTGACGGTTATCAAGCACTAGCGCAGGTATTGACAGAAATGACACCGGAGGAAGTAATTGATACAATAAAAAAATCCGGTTTAAGAGGTCGAGGGGGCGGAGGTTTCCCTACTGGATTAAAATGGGAATTTACAGCGAAGGCAGAGGGCGATCAAAAATATGTAGCCTGTAATGCTGACGAAGGTGACCCAGGAGCCTTTATGGATCGTTCCGTATTAGAGGGGGATCCCCATGTAATTATAGAGGCAATGGCTATTGCTGGCTACGCAGTAGGCGCCAATAAAGGTTATGTTTATGTTCGTGCAGAATATCCCATAGCAGTAAAACGACTTCAAATAGCGATAGATCAAGCAAAAGAAAAAGGCTTATTAGGAGAAAATATCTTTGGTACAGACTTTGGTTTTGATTTAGAAATTCGCCTGGGTGCAGGAGCCTTTGTCTGTGGGGAAGAAACAGCCCTGATTAACTCCATTGAAGGAAAAAGGGGTATGCCAAGACCAAGACCACCATTCCCAGCTCATAAAGGAATTTGGGATAAACCTACTCTGTTAAACAATGTGGAAACCTATGCCAATGTACCACAAATCATCTTAAAAGGCGCAGAGTGGTTTTCCAGCATAGGAACCGAAAAGTCTAAAGGAACAAAAGTATTTGCCCTAGGAGGTAAGATTAATAATACCGGTTTACTAGAAATCCCTATGGGAACCACATTAAAAGAAGTTATCTATGAAATTGGCGGCGGTATACCTAATGGTAAGGCTTTTAAAGCGGTACAAACAGGAGGGCCTTCTGGAGGTTGTATACCAGCCCAATATATTGACACACCTATTGACTATGATAACCTCATCTCACTAGGTTCTATGATGGGTTCTGGCGGAATGATTGTTATGGATGAAGATAACTGTATGGTGGATATTGCTAGATTTTTCTTAGACTTTACTGTAGAAGAATCCTGTGGAAAATGTACCCCTTGTCGAGAAGGTACAAAAAGAATGTTGGAGTTATTAGAAAAAATCTCCGAAGGCAAAGGTGTGATGGAGGATATTACCAAACTTGAAACCTTAGCGAAGACCATTAAATCAGCATCGCTTTGCGGCTTAGGCCAAACAGCGCCAAACCCAGTATTATCAACACTAAAGTATTTCAGAGACGAATATGAGGCTCATGTAAATGAAAAACGCTGTCCAGCAGGAGTATGTCAGGCGTTATTACAGTATACGGTTGTAGCAGAGCTTTGTAAAAAATGCGGTATTTGTGCTACAAAATGTCCAGTAAGCTGTATAAGTGGTGAAAAGGGTAAAGAAGTTTATGCAATAGATACAGAAAAATGTATTAAATGCGGTGCTTGTTTATCGGCATGTCCATTTAACGCGATTGTTAAGGGTTAA
- a CDS encoding (2Fe-2S) ferredoxin domain-containing protein, translating to MKTIAELQKIRQETLEKVNLRQDRKGTRIVVGMATCGIAAGARPVMMALIEEVNKRNLQDVVVTQTGCIGACRLEPIVEVYKEGEEKVTYVAMTEERARKIIADHIVNGNVVYDYTIGAYEK from the coding sequence ATGAAAACGATTGCTGAGTTACAAAAAATTCGACAAGAGACCTTGGAGAAAGTAAACCTTAGACAGGATAGAAAAGGTACAAGAATTGTGGTGGGTATGGCTACCTGTGGGATAGCAGCTGGAGCTAGACCAGTGATGATGGCGTTGATTGAAGAAGTTAATAAAAGAAACCTTCAGGATGTAGTAGTAACACAAACAGGTTGTATAGGAGCCTGTAGACTGGAGCCCATTGTAGAAGTTTACAAAGAAGGAGAAGAAAAGGTAACTTATGTAGCCATGACAGAAGAGAGGGCAAGAAAAATCATTGCAGATCACATTGTCAACGGTAACGTTGTTTATGACTATACAATAGGTGCTTACGAAAAGTAA